The genomic window TAAGGACTACGAGGAAACCGACGTGGTTAAACTTGATATTATGGTGGCCGAAGAGCCGGTGGAAGCGCTCTCTACGCTGGTTTGGCGAGATCAGGCCTATAAAACCGGTAAAAAAATCGTTGAGTCCCTAAAGGACTCATTGCCCAGACAACAATTTGTGGTAAAAATTCAGGCCGCTGTGGGTGGAAAAGTTATTGCGGCAGACCGTTTATCCGCTTTGCGAAAAGATGTATTGGCAAAAATGAGCGGCGGCGACTATACCCGCAAAATGAAGTTGTTGCAAAAACAGAAGAAAGGGAAGAAACGATTAGTGGCGCACGGCAAGGTGGATATCCCAACCGAGACATATTTAGCGGTATTAAAAAGATAAATACTCATTTCGCTTATGAAACCAAAAACAGCCAAAAAAATCTGGTTTGTCATTTCACTGATCGGCATTCTGGCAATGCTGCTTTTTACAATGTTGCCGGCATTTCAATAATTTGCGCCCGGACTATGCGTTTGCTCCGTAAATACCAACTGGACATAATTTTCTTATTTTTTGCCTTTCAAATATACATTTGGCTGGGTTTTATTGCTTTAAATAAATATTTACTGATTGATCCCCGCGACTACGAATGGTACATCGTCGGGCCGTTTATAATTTTATACTTTCTTTATATCTGGCAAATCAGAAATAAAATTAATATTTCAGAAAGAAGACAGGTAACCGGAAAAAGTTTAATTTATTGGATCGCCCTGGGAATACTGCTTTTTGCCACCTATGGCGGACCAATCCCGGCCGCGGAATATTGGTCCATTGACGCCTTCTTTATAATGTTTACACTGTTTCTAGCCGACTCATACTGGGATTTTAAAAAAATGACTCTAAAGGAAATCGCCAACACCAAGTAACTCTATGCCCAAAAAATGGATTATCAGTTCTCCGCCGTCAGCGGATTTTATAAATTCTCATCCGGAGTTGCCGCCGATTATCGCCCGCCTGCTTTGGAATAGAAATCTTCATGCGCAGGAGCAAATTGATGAATTTTTAAACCCCGACTACTCCCAGGATATTCATGATCCGTATTTATTTAAGGACATGAAAAAAGCGCTGGAGATAATTTTTAAAGCGATCAAGGCGCAAAAAAATATTGTCGTGCATGGCGACTATGACGCCGACGGCGTCTGTGCGACCGCAATTTTAGTCAGCACGCTAAAAAAATTGGGTGCGCAAAATGTCAGCGTCTTTATTCCCCACCGCGAAATTGACGGCTATGGCTTAAACACCAATACCGTGGAATCTTTGTCCGCGCAAAAAACCGATTTAATCATCACTTGCGACTGCGGCATCAGTAATTTTGAAGAAGTAGCTTTGGTAAAAAAGAAAGGGATGCAAATTATTGTAACTGATCATCACACCGTGCCGAAAAAAAATCCGGCGGCGGACGCGATTATTCACCCCTTGGTTGATAAGAACTACCCGGATAAGGGCTTGTGCGGCGCCGCCGTGGCCTTTAAACTGGTTCAAGGCCTGCTTAAAAAACACACCGAAGATAACGACACTTTGCCGGACGGACAAGCTCATGAGGCCTTTGAAAAATGGCTGCTTGATTTGGTGGCTATTGCCACCATCGGCGACATGGTGCCGCTCCTTGGCGAATCCCGCACCCTGACCAAATACGGACTTACGGTTTTAAATAAAACCAGAAATATCGGTTTAAAAAAATTATGTGTTGTGGCCGGCATTGCCGACGAAAAAGGCCAGAGCAAACGCGGCGCTTATGACGCCCACAGCGTCAGTTTTCAAATCGTACCGCGACTGAACGCCGCCGGGCGCATGGATCACGCCAATACCGCCTATGCCCTGCTCATGGCCACGGACGAAAAAGAAGCGGAGGCCTTGGCCGCGCAGCTTAATAAAAATAATACTGACCGCCAAAAACTGACCGAACAATATGTCAGCGAAGCGCGCAAACAAATAAAAGAAACCCACCAGGAAAATAACAGCGTGCTTTTTGTTTTGGGCCAGAACTGGCCAACCGGTATTTTCGGGCTGGTTTCCGGAAAATTAAAAGATGAATTTTATAAACCGGCTATAGTCATGGGCGAAGCAAAAGACGAGATCAGCGGTTCGGGCCGAAGCATAAAAGAATTCAATTTGATTGCGGCGCTTCAATCCATGCCTGAAATTTTTGAAAAATTCGGCGGCCATCCGCAGGCCTGCGGTTTTGAATTAAAAAGCAAAGATAAACTGGAAGAATTTAAAAATAAATTATCTAAAGCGGCCGCTTTGCAGACCGCCGGCGTTGAACTTCTGCCGCAAATAAATATTGACGCCGAGGTTGATTTGGATGAAGTGAATTGGAAATTATATGATCTGCTGCAAAAATTTGAACCGTTTGGCATGGCTAACGAAGAACCGGTGTATACGGCCGGCTCGCTCACGCTCGCCGGTATTGAACCGGTCGGTCAGGACGGCAAGCATCTGCGCCTGATGGTAAAACATAATTCCCAGGTGATTAAAAAAACCATTGGCTTCGGCTTGGGCGACAGCAACAGAAATGAAACCAACTGGAAAGAAATCCTCAAACCCGGCGACAAAATTGATATGGTTTTTACGGTCGGCGTAAATGAATGGAATGGAAATAGAGAACTACAACTTACGATAGAGGATATAAAGAAAACA from Patescibacteria group bacterium includes these protein-coding regions:
- the recJ gene encoding single-stranded-DNA-specific exonuclease RecJ; its protein translation is MPKKWIISSPPSADFINSHPELPPIIARLLWNRNLHAQEQIDEFLNPDYSQDIHDPYLFKDMKKALEIIFKAIKAQKNIVVHGDYDADGVCATAILVSTLKKLGAQNVSVFIPHREIDGYGLNTNTVESLSAQKTDLIITCDCGISNFEEVALVKKKGMQIIVTDHHTVPKKNPAADAIIHPLVDKNYPDKGLCGAAVAFKLVQGLLKKHTEDNDTLPDGQAHEAFEKWLLDLVAIATIGDMVPLLGESRTLTKYGLTVLNKTRNIGLKKLCVVAGIADEKGQSKRGAYDAHSVSFQIVPRLNAAGRMDHANTAYALLMATDEKEAEALAAQLNKNNTDRQKLTEQYVSEARKQIKETHQENNSVLFVLGQNWPTGIFGLVSGKLKDEFYKPAIVMGEAKDEISGSGRSIKEFNLIAALQSMPEIFEKFGGHPQACGFELKSKDKLEEFKNKLSKAAALQTAGVELLPQINIDAEVDLDEVNWKLYDLLQKFEPFGMANEEPVYTAGSLTLAGIEPVGQDGKHLRLMVKHNSQVIKKTIGFGLGDSNRNETNWKEILKPGDKIDMVFTVGVNEWNGNRELQLTIEDIKKTKE